One genomic window of Azospirillum sp. TSH58 includes the following:
- a CDS encoding MerR family transcriptional regulator, which produces MDPTQTFTAGQVEDLTGLSSETLRVWRRRGFIPPNPGGGWARYTFSSVVLIGVLQDLTANHRLDVSEAHDKFVRGAGGIYIREAADAALNGQPDMWVAVLTGDVDEHDGRAWTVTTTDNPATIFTGMQSPRSVVAVNVGDVARKVLARIERVEGSDDDDAE; this is translated from the coding sequence ATGGACCCGACCCAGACTTTCACCGCCGGACAGGTCGAGGACCTGACCGGCCTTTCCTCCGAAACTTTGCGCGTTTGGCGCCGTCGCGGCTTCATCCCGCCGAACCCGGGCGGTGGGTGGGCGCGGTACACCTTCAGCTCCGTCGTTCTGATCGGCGTTCTTCAGGACCTGACCGCGAACCACCGCCTCGACGTCAGTGAGGCGCATGACAAGTTCGTGCGCGGCGCTGGAGGGATCTACATCCGTGAGGCTGCGGACGCGGCCCTGAACGGCCAGCCGGACATGTGGGTGGCGGTGCTGACCGGCGACGTGGACGAACACGACGGACGGGCCTGGACCGTCACGACGACCGACAACCCGGCGACGATCTTCACCGGCATGCAGTCGCCGCGCAGCGTCGTGGCGGTGAACGTTGGCGATGTCGCCCGCAAGGTCCTGGCCCGCATCGAGCGGGTGGAGGGCAGCGACGATGACGACGCCGAATAA
- a CDS encoding prohead protease/major capsid protein fusion protein has translation MTTPNNDPASAVSTRAGSLAPSTFNADRREVEVTASSGADVRRVGMRPDATWGAWRERLDVAGVDLSRFTGASVLRDHRPSTDAVVGSVLSARKSGGELRAMLTFDTTDAGELAFQQVQQGSIRQVSLGYFVQEWAAGPSDDIAEPLFIARRWQPVEISIVAIGADPAARTRSVEGITMTTQTTPAPQHQPAPATDSRAELLDHILSRATCPQLALPPDMVQRAAADPSMTIQRFNEMVVDHVAAQPSNQRNINPHIQMYDSHDDPVTTRAFMAEALAARLAPGLVKPGDRAREYMGCSAMGMVGELLAARGENVNRLNHKEMMKRVHTTSDFPLLLESAANKVLLAQYAAAAPTYRLWAARRGFNDFKPAKFLRVGDFPSLKPMAEVGELKYGTMSENRETVSAKEYASGIILSRQTLVNDDLGALGDYAMMIGVRTAADENRMVYGLLNSNPTLADGKALFHAAHGNLAAGAAINVESVGKAVALLRKQKSLDDIPLNLAPRFLVVGPDGELAGRQLLAAIVANQSSAVNPWAGLMELVVDANIEGTAWHLFADPSLCPSIVFGYVGDAEGPQILTEADFDTQAVKVRASIDFGYGAIDHRGAVKNPGAPSS, from the coding sequence ATGACGACGCCGAATAACGACCCGGCCAGCGCCGTCAGCACGCGGGCCGGGTCGCTGGCGCCGTCCACCTTCAACGCCGACCGGCGCGAGGTAGAGGTGACCGCTTCCTCCGGCGCCGACGTGCGGCGCGTGGGCATGCGGCCGGATGCGACTTGGGGTGCCTGGAGGGAACGCCTCGACGTTGCCGGGGTGGATCTCTCCCGCTTTACCGGCGCGTCCGTCCTTCGCGACCATCGGCCGTCCACCGATGCCGTTGTCGGTTCGGTTCTCAGCGCGCGGAAGTCCGGCGGAGAACTCCGCGCCATGCTGACCTTCGATACGACCGACGCGGGCGAGCTGGCGTTTCAGCAGGTTCAGCAGGGCTCAATCCGCCAAGTCTCGCTGGGCTACTTCGTGCAGGAATGGGCCGCTGGCCCCTCCGACGACATCGCCGAGCCGCTGTTCATCGCGCGGCGCTGGCAGCCCGTCGAAATCTCCATCGTCGCAATCGGCGCCGATCCTGCGGCGCGCACCCGAAGTGTAGAGGGAATCACCATGACCACCCAGACCACCCCGGCGCCGCAGCACCAGCCCGCTCCCGCCACGGACAGCCGTGCGGAGCTGCTCGACCACATCCTGTCGCGGGCGACCTGCCCGCAGCTCGCGCTTCCGCCCGACATGGTTCAGCGCGCGGCGGCGGACCCGAGCATGACGATCCAGCGCTTCAACGAGATGGTGGTCGATCACGTCGCCGCCCAGCCGTCGAACCAGCGCAACATCAACCCGCACATTCAGATGTACGACAGCCACGATGATCCCGTGACGACGCGGGCGTTCATGGCCGAGGCCCTGGCCGCGCGCTTGGCGCCCGGCCTGGTCAAGCCGGGCGACCGGGCGCGGGAATATATGGGCTGCTCGGCCATGGGCATGGTCGGCGAGCTGCTGGCCGCGCGCGGCGAGAACGTGAACCGGCTGAACCACAAGGAGATGATGAAGCGGGTTCACACCACCAGCGACTTTCCGCTGTTGCTGGAAAGCGCGGCGAACAAGGTGCTCCTGGCGCAGTACGCCGCGGCCGCGCCGACGTATCGGCTGTGGGCGGCCCGGCGCGGCTTCAACGACTTCAAGCCGGCGAAGTTCCTGCGTGTGGGCGACTTCCCGAGCCTCAAGCCCATGGCCGAGGTTGGCGAGCTGAAGTACGGCACAATGAGCGAGAACCGGGAAACCGTGTCGGCGAAGGAATACGCCAGCGGCATCATCTTGAGCCGGCAGACCCTGGTAAACGACGACCTGGGCGCGCTGGGTGATTACGCCATGATGATTGGCGTCCGCACCGCCGCGGACGAAAACCGGATGGTCTATGGGCTGCTCAACAGCAACCCAACGCTCGCTGACGGCAAGGCCCTGTTCCATGCCGCGCACGGCAACCTCGCCGCCGGCGCGGCGATCAACGTCGAAAGCGTGGGAAAGGCCGTGGCACTGCTGCGGAAGCAAAAGAGCCTCGACGATATCCCGCTCAACCTCGCCCCGCGCTTCCTTGTGGTCGGTCCGGACGGCGAGCTGGCCGGGCGCCAGCTCCTGGCCGCCATCGTCGCGAACCAGTCCAGCGCCGTGAACCCCTGGGCCGGGCTGATGGAGCTGGTGGTGGATGCGAACATCGAGGGCACGGCGTGGCACCTGTTCGCCGACCCGTCGCTCTGCCCCTCGATCGTGTTCGGCTACGTCGGCGACGCGGAAGGGCCGCAGATCCTCACCGAAGCCGACTTCGATACGCAGGCGGTGAAGGTCCGGGCCTCGATCGACTTCGGCTATGGCGCCATCGACCACCGCGGCGCGGTCAAGAATCCGGGCGCCCCCTCAAGCTAA
- a CDS encoding phage tail length tape measure family protein has product MTREFGALARASGVYVDASDRMARATEQADRALAKKLITETQHARILETARLKYDETAAASAREAKAVEDLTRRLDPAAERTRQLAHDQELLNRALAGQVSGVKLSEERHAELSRRLQETGAATTVAAVGAGRMKGAMGNLGLQLQDVAVQAQMGTSAFTILAQQGPQVASAFGPMGVAIGTVVAVASVAAGVLFKLGDETGKSAKEIDTFGDVLGVFEGRARETGKSVDDLSDRYRALGGELRALSKLALQADLATLTEKRTKDQKAAWDTIRNATMAGVQDAPAALSALQQLGRDKDLTAFLGKLQALNAQGAVKLMRDEDVRALLETGEAIRVAEARMADLEGRATEAQKALLGYAEAAREAAKTSRDLALAEGQAAASLFVQEDDLDAKIKALKGGESAMRAYAQEQVKVTAYKKAFDDAITSGMPILYAQETANRIAAKAVEAYRLEQQRGVDATNRAAAAQAEGAQKVAAAHGVSSAAVREATIQQQAMVEAARSTTESYDAIVVRLRKIDEAQRAVQAAQFRASMRDQAADAERLANAWAKGGAAAAREAALANEVLAEARKRGLDAERDAAQVRSITEDMAGRDLAQRQLRFTQMADEQRQQVEMANAEFQMLGMSNAARAEQIAIIQKMNDLKALGVDMTDAGTDAFITDGEGDDVAVTAIFEEALQ; this is encoded by the coding sequence GTGACGCGCGAGTTCGGCGCCCTGGCCCGTGCCAGCGGGGTTTATGTCGATGCGTCCGACCGCATGGCCCGCGCGACGGAGCAGGCGGACAGGGCGCTGGCGAAGAAGCTGATTACCGAAACGCAACACGCCAGAATCCTCGAAACCGCACGGCTCAAGTACGACGAGACCGCCGCCGCCAGCGCGCGGGAGGCGAAGGCCGTTGAGGACCTCACGCGCCGTCTCGACCCGGCTGCGGAACGCACTCGCCAGCTCGCTCATGACCAAGAACTGTTGAACCGCGCGCTGGCCGGTCAGGTTAGCGGAGTCAAGCTGTCGGAGGAACGGCACGCCGAACTTTCACGCCGCCTGCAAGAGACCGGCGCCGCCACCACCGTCGCCGCCGTGGGGGCGGGACGAATGAAGGGTGCCATGGGCAACTTGGGGCTCCAGCTCCAGGATGTGGCGGTTCAGGCGCAGATGGGAACCAGCGCCTTCACGATCCTGGCGCAGCAAGGTCCACAGGTCGCCTCCGCCTTCGGTCCTATGGGCGTGGCTATCGGAACGGTGGTGGCGGTGGCATCGGTCGCCGCCGGGGTTCTGTTCAAGCTGGGGGACGAGACAGGAAAGTCGGCGAAGGAAATCGACACCTTCGGCGACGTGCTGGGCGTGTTCGAGGGGCGGGCGCGCGAGACAGGGAAGTCGGTTGACGACCTGTCCGACCGATACCGCGCACTCGGTGGCGAACTACGCGCCCTCTCGAAACTGGCCCTGCAAGCTGACCTTGCCACCCTGACCGAGAAGCGGACGAAGGACCAGAAAGCTGCATGGGACACGATCCGCAACGCAACGATGGCCGGCGTGCAGGACGCGCCGGCAGCGCTGAGCGCCCTGCAACAGCTCGGCAGAGATAAGGACCTCACCGCCTTCCTGGGCAAGCTCCAGGCACTGAACGCACAAGGTGCGGTGAAGCTGATGCGCGATGAGGACGTGCGCGCCCTCTTGGAGACGGGGGAGGCGATCCGCGTTGCCGAGGCGCGTATGGCCGATCTGGAAGGCAGGGCGACCGAGGCGCAGAAGGCGCTGTTGGGCTATGCCGAAGCAGCGCGGGAGGCCGCGAAAACCAGCCGCGATCTGGCTCTTGCGGAGGGACAGGCCGCCGCGTCGCTGTTCGTGCAGGAAGATGACCTCGACGCCAAGATTAAGGCGCTGAAGGGCGGTGAATCCGCCATGCGGGCCTATGCCCAAGAACAGGTGAAGGTTACCGCCTACAAGAAGGCGTTTGATGACGCAATCACTTCCGGAATGCCGATCCTCTATGCCCAAGAGACGGCGAACCGGATTGCAGCGAAGGCGGTGGAGGCATACCGGCTCGAACAGCAGCGGGGAGTCGACGCCACCAACCGCGCAGCCGCCGCACAGGCCGAGGGTGCCCAGAAGGTCGCCGCTGCGCATGGGGTGTCTTCCGCCGCGGTGCGGGAGGCGACGATTCAGCAGCAAGCGATGGTCGAGGCCGCGCGCAGCACCACCGAATCCTATGATGCGATCGTTGTCCGGCTGCGCAAGATCGATGAGGCGCAGCGCGCGGTTCAGGCCGCGCAATTCAGGGCCAGTATGCGCGATCAAGCCGCCGACGCCGAGCGGCTGGCGAACGCCTGGGCCAAGGGTGGTGCAGCGGCGGCCCGCGAAGCGGCCCTGGCGAACGAGGTACTGGCGGAGGCCCGCAAACGCGGGCTGGACGCTGAGCGAGACGCCGCACAGGTGCGCTCCATCACCGAAGATATGGCGGGCCGCGATCTGGCGCAGCGACAGCTCCGGTTCACCCAGATGGCGGACGAGCAACGCCAGCAAGTCGAGATGGCGAACGCCGAATTCCAGATGCTCGGCATGAGCAACGCGGCCCGCGCTGAGCAAATCGCGATCATCCAGAAGATGAACGACCTGAAGGCGTTGGGTGTGGACATGACCGACGCCGGCACCGACGCATTCATCACAGACGGCGAAGGCGATGATGTCGCCGTCACCGCCATCTTCGAGGAGGCCCTTCAATGA